The Spirosoma radiotolerans genome has a window encoding:
- a CDS encoding DUF4126 domain-containing protein, producing the protein MSLEWIMSACIGVGLAACCGFRVFVPLLIASAATKLGLIGPMTGFEWLAGWPALLGLTVATVFEVGAYYIPWLDNLLDTIATPASIIAGTLLSTSFLHIDNPVIQWGLGLMLGGSSAGIVQAGTSLLRLGSTATTGGTANPVVATGENVASFGLSVFTIFLPLVAVVIIALILIFIVGRLISRRKVWFTRASSKQAGGPISQIPRSNNGRM; encoded by the coding sequence ATGTCCCTCGAATGGATTATGAGTGCCTGCATTGGCGTTGGCCTGGCTGCCTGCTGTGGGTTTCGGGTGTTTGTGCCACTGTTGATTGCCAGCGCAGCGACAAAGCTGGGTCTGATTGGCCCAATGACTGGTTTTGAGTGGCTAGCTGGCTGGCCGGCTCTATTGGGGCTCACGGTGGCCACGGTCTTTGAGGTTGGCGCTTATTACATTCCCTGGCTTGACAATCTGCTCGATACCATTGCTACACCAGCGTCTATCATTGCGGGCACCTTACTCAGTACTTCTTTTCTACACATTGATAACCCCGTGATTCAGTGGGGGCTTGGGCTGATGCTTGGCGGAAGCTCGGCCGGAATTGTTCAGGCGGGAACCAGTTTACTACGGCTCGGTTCAACGGCGACTACCGGTGGGACCGCGAATCCGGTCGTGGCTACGGGCGAAAACGTAGCCTCGTTTGGGTTGTCCGTGTTTACGATTTTTTTACCCCTCGTGGCTGTGGTTATCATCGCACTCATCCTGATTTTCATTGTTGGCCGCCTGATTTCCCGGCGTAAAGTTTGGTTTACCCGAGCCTCCAGCAAACAGGCAGGCGGCCCCATTAGCCAGATACCTCGGAGCAACAATGGCCGGATGTAA
- a CDS encoding ATP-dependent DNA helicase: MNETQAAADLLAKRFPFKPTPGQEQFFEQIGQFITPQEVEHYRDCFLLRGYAGTGKTTLVGTLIKVLPRFGYKSVLLAPTGRAAKVMTNYAKKSAQTIHRKIYRQVAEPGSGSLAFQRQKNYHEDTLFIVDEASMISDEADFGGKGLLTDLIDYVFENPGNKLMLVGDTAQLPPVGRELSPALDRGFLASSFDMTVYEQELTEVMRQDEESGILYNATSLRMLLDGISATPKAVGFDALLTDNPAPSPTDMPPIQLNVRSFNDIYKMPLMKLEDGIRYAYDKYGRENTAIICRSNKTAVQYNQFVRRMIDQCEEELDAGDMLMIARNNYTVLDEDSPAGFLANGEFAEVQKIRNKEEMHGFRFATVTLRLVDYEEQPDFDAKIMLDTLHTPVPSLAADQYKALYESVAKDYFYIKSKKERSEAIRRDPYLNALQVKFAYALTCHKAQGGQWSAVFVDQGFLPEGQVNDEFVRWLYTALTRATDEAFLMNFNPQFFN, from the coding sequence ATGAACGAAACCCAAGCGGCTGCTGATTTGCTGGCCAAACGTTTCCCTTTTAAGCCTACGCCTGGCCAGGAACAATTCTTCGAACAGATTGGCCAGTTCATTACTCCTCAGGAAGTTGAACACTATCGCGACTGTTTTTTGCTGCGCGGTTATGCCGGCACCGGAAAAACGACACTCGTTGGCACACTCATAAAAGTACTCCCCCGATTTGGCTACAAATCAGTGCTGCTGGCGCCCACCGGACGGGCCGCCAAGGTCATGACGAACTACGCCAAGAAATCAGCCCAAACTATTCACCGGAAAATCTATCGGCAGGTGGCCGAGCCGGGTTCAGGTAGCCTGGCCTTTCAACGGCAAAAAAATTACCACGAAGACACGCTGTTTATTGTCGATGAAGCTTCGATGATTTCGGATGAAGCGGACTTTGGCGGAAAAGGGCTCCTGACGGACCTGATTGATTATGTTTTTGAAAACCCAGGCAACAAGCTTATGCTCGTGGGCGATACGGCTCAGCTCCCCCCCGTTGGCCGCGAACTGAGCCCGGCGCTGGACCGGGGGTTTCTGGCCAGTTCCTTCGACATGACGGTGTATGAACAGGAATTGACGGAAGTCATGCGGCAGGACGAAGAATCAGGTATTTTGTACAATGCAACCAGCCTGCGCATGTTATTGGATGGCATTTCCGCTACGCCCAAAGCGGTTGGGTTTGATGCGCTGCTTACCGATAACCCCGCCCCCTCGCCTACCGATATGCCGCCAATTCAGCTTAATGTCCGATCATTCAATGATATTTATAAAATGCCCTTGATGAAGCTGGAAGACGGTATCCGGTATGCATATGACAAATATGGGCGTGAGAATACGGCCATCATCTGCCGGTCCAACAAGACAGCAGTGCAGTACAATCAATTTGTTCGGCGGATGATTGACCAGTGCGAAGAAGAACTCGACGCGGGTGATATGCTGATGATTGCCCGAAACAATTATACGGTGCTGGACGAAGATTCTCCGGCGGGCTTTCTGGCGAATGGGGAGTTTGCTGAAGTGCAGAAAATTCGCAATAAGGAAGAAATGCACGGTTTTCGGTTCGCAACGGTTACGCTGCGCCTGGTCGATTATGAAGAGCAACCTGATTTTGATGCAAAAATTATGCTCGACACGCTCCATACACCGGTGCCCTCGTTAGCAGCCGACCAGTACAAGGCCTTGTATGAAAGTGTGGCAAAAGATTATTTTTATATTAAGAGTAAAAAGGAGCGATCCGAAGCGATCCGACGCGACCCCTATTTAAACGCGCTTCAAGTTAAGTTTGCCTATGCGCTCACGTGCCATAAAGCGCAGGGTGGTCAATGGAGCGCTGTCTTTGTGGATCAGGGATTTTTACCCGAAGGCCAGGTAAACGACGAATTTGTGCGTTGGCTGTATACCGCCCTGACGCGCGCGACAGATGAAGCCTTTCTGATGAATTTCAATCCGCAGTTTTTTAACTAG